Sequence from the Undibacterium piscinae genome:
CCATCTCTTTGCAAGACACGCACCAGTCAGCATAAAAATCAAGCATAGCGACCTTGCCCTTAGATTGAGCCAGGGCCGCATCCAACTCTGCCAGCGAAGCTACCCGCTTGAAGCTAACACCATGCTCTTGCGTACCAAGCAGATGCGCTATCGGCGCGAAAACATCACGACCACCAGTGCTAACGCCAATCAATTGCGTCAGTCCCAGCAGCGCAATCACAATAGCCAAAAGTTTTGACGGAATGCCACCCAGATGTATAAATAATTGATAAGCCGCATATCCAATTAACAATGCCGCCCAGGCGGCCATCTGCAACCATACCGGAATCACGGGCGACACCATCCACAAGGCCATCGCCAACATCAGTACGCCAAAAAAGCGTTTGATCGCCTCCATCCAGGCACCCGCCCTCGGCAATAGGCTACCCGCCGACACCCCGACCAAAAGTAAGGGCACACTCATCCCCATCGCCATAGCAAATAGTGCTGCCCCACCCACCACCACATCCCGGGTTTGACTGATATACACGAGTGCGCCAGCCAAAGGCGCTGCCACACAGGGTCCGACTATCAGGGCGGAAATCGCCCCCATTAAAAATACTCCTACCAGTTTGCCATTACGCTGCCCCTCAGAAACCAGAGTCAACTTGCTTTGCAATGCGCCCGGCATTTGCAACTGATAGACCCCGAACATCGACAAAGACAAGACCACCATCAAGGCCGCGAAGCCACCCAACACCCAAGGGTTCTGCAAGGTTGCCGATAAACCCTCGCCAATCAAGCCAGCCACTACACCCAACGCGGTATACACCAAGGCCATACCCAGCGCATAACTCAGGGACAATAAAAAAGCCCTGCTACGCTTGATGCCGACACCCTCGCCGACAATAATAAACGACAGGATCGGCACCATAGGCAAGACGCAAGGAGTAAATGACAAGCCCAGGCCGAGTAAAAAAAAAATAAGGGAAGAATCGCGGCCAATTTGCCGCTTTTTAGCGCCGCACTGATACTGTAACTCTCACTTACCGCCCCTGGATTTTCAGGATTGACGGCAGCCAATTCACTAGCTGTCGCGGCCGAGGCAAGCGAAGACCCAGAACTAGCGACAGCGCTGAGCTGAAACTTTGACTCTATAGGCGGATAACACAATCCCTGATCCGCGCAGCCCTGGTGACCTACCGTCAAGACAAAATCACCGCTAACCTGAACCGGAATCCTAACCGAGATCTTGCCGCGATAAGTTTCTACGTCTTTTTGAAACGTTTCGTCAAATTTCACTTTGCCGGCCGGAAGCACTGGCTCGCCCAATTGCGCGCCCTGCGCACTAAACGTAAGCCGCTCCCGATAAAGGTAATAGCCGCCTGCTACGGTAAAATTCACTTCTGCAACACCTGGCGCTACCATCCTGGCAGCAACCTTAAACGCCACCTCTGGGTCGAGGAAATCATCCGCCACACTCCAAGGCGAGGCAAGCAATAGCAAGGCGCTGAGTAGGCAAGCTAAGCTACGAGAAAATAACTCGGATAGCACAGCAAAACGCGCTTCAATTTGGATATTCATTCACTTCCGATCTTTACCTGAAAACATCTTCTATCTGGCTTGCGTAGCCTATTTAACGCCACCACAAGGTAGCGGCAGAGCGCATCACAACAGCGAGCCCTAGCAGAGCCCGAATTACATTAAAAATGTCACCGCACCCGCAGAGCTACGATAATCCGACACTGCGGCGTGATACTTAGCTGTGACAAGGATAATGCCATATTGTTCCTTGTCGACCAACATCTATGGCAACTGTCTGCGCCAGCTCAACCCGCATCACTACGGCAAAAAAAAAACCGCCCAGCTTACACTGAACGGTTTGAATATCAAAAGAACCGAAGTTCTTCTAAATTATTCTGCTACTGGAGCGTCGTCGATGTCGCTGATTTCTGGACGATCCATCAGTTCAACATAGGCCATAGGCGCATTGTCACCAACGCGGAAACCCATTTTCAAAATGCGCAGATAGCCGCCGTTACGATTTGCGTAACGTGGACCCAATTCAGCGAACAATTTCAAGACCATTTCACGATCACGCAGGCGGGAAAACGCCAGACGCTTGTTTGCTAATGTGTTTGTTTTACCCATAGTCAGAATCGGCTCGATAACGCGGCGCAATTCTTTTGCTTTAGGCAAAGTTGTTTTGATGGCTTCGTGACGCAACAGGGATACTGTCATGTTGCGCAGCATAGCCAGACGGTGGGAAGAAGTACGATTCAGCTTACGTAAGCCGTGACGATGACGCATGATATTTCCTTTCAGGTTTCAAAAAATCCAGCTCTTCTATCACCGACAATAAGATCGGTGCGGGCCGGTAATTGCTTTTTACTACAACAACAAGGGCGGAACAAAAGCCCGCCCTCAGTACAAATTATTTTTCCAGGCCAACTGGCGGCCAGTTTTCCAGCTTCATACCCAAAGACAAGCCACGGGACGCCAAAACTTCCTTGATTTCATTCAAGGATTTGCGACCCAAGTTTGGTGTCTTCAACAGCTCATTTTCACTACGTTGGATCAAGTCACCAATATAGTAAATATTTTCTGCTTTCAGGCAGTTTGCTGAACGAACTGTCAATTCCAGATCATCCACTGGACGCAACAAGACAGGATCAACTGCTGGTGCGCGGGATGGCGCTTCAGCGGCAGCTTCAGTACCTTCCAAAGCGGCAAACACGTTCAACTGATCTACCAAAACACGAGCGGACTGACGAATGGCTTCTTCAGGAGAAATCACACCGTTTGTTTCGATATTGATGATCAACTTATCCAGATCCGTACGCTGTTCAACACGAGCGGATTCTACGGAGTAGGATACGCGACGAATTGGAGAAAACGATGCATCCAAAATAATACGACCGATAGTTTTGTTCGCATCTTCAGACAAGCGACGAACGTTACCTGGTACATAACCACGGCCTTTTTCGACCTTGATCTGCATGTCCAGCTTACCGCCGACTGTCAGATTCGCAATAACGTGATCTGGATTAATCAGCTCAACGTCATGTGGCAAATCGATATCCGAAGCCAAAACCGGGCCTTCGCCATCTTTTTTCAATGTCAAAGTAACTTCATCACGGTTATGCACCTTGAAGACGATACCCTTCAGATTGAGCAAAATGTCAACAACGTCTTCCTGAACGCCATCAAGAGTAGAGTACTCATGAACAACGCCAGCAATTGTTACCTCAGTAGGAGCGTATCCGACCATGGAAGACAACAGAACACGGCGCAGGGAATTTCCCAGTGTGTGTCCGAAACCACGTTCAAACGGTTCCATCACGACTTTAGCGTGACCGGCACCCAGCATTTCCACATCAATAATACGTGGCTTAAACAAATTGTTCTGCATGAAATATCCTTTTCAATACCCTCGGCTCATTACACCGATAAGGCTGATGGCAGCAAAGAAAAAAGCCTGCCTGAAAAAAACAGGCAGGCAGTAAAACTTGAATATTAACGTGAATACAATTCAACGATCAATGATTCATTGACGTCGTGGCAGATATCGCTGCGATCTGGCATGGACTTGAAAGTGCCTTCCATTTTCTTGGAATCAACTGCAACCCAAGATGGCATACCGATTTGTTCAGCCAAAGACAGTGCTTCAACAATACGCACTTGCTTCTTGGACTTTTCACGAACAGCAACCACATCACCAGATTTAACTTGGTAAGAAGCGATGTTAACAACGATGTTATTAACAGTAAATGCTTTATGGCTAACCAACTGACGCGCTTCTGCACGTGTTGAACCGAAACCCATACGATATGCAACGTTGTCCAGACGGGACTCGAGCAATTTCAACAGTGTTTCGCCAGTGTTACCTTTTTGACGATCAGCTTCTGCGAAATAACGGCGGAACTGACGTTCCAAGATGCCGTACATACGCTTAACTTTTTGCTTTTCGCGCAATTGATTACCGTAGTCAGAAGTACGAGCACCAGATTTGGCACCGTGCTGACCTGGTTTTACATCTAATTTGCATTTCGAATCCAAAGAGCGACGTGCGCTTTTCAGAAACAGATCCGTGCCTTCGCGACGGGATAATTTTGCTTTTGGTCCAATATAACGTGCCACGGTATTTTCCTTTTATAAATGACGCAAGCAGGAACATCATCCTGCTGCGCTAGTCTGGTCCGCATTCGGCCAGACGGTGGTCTTAATAGACTGCTAGAGACTACTAAAAACTGCTAAATAACACAAAACCCACCAAATGAATTGGCGGGCTGTATTCTAACGCTAAAACTATCAGAACGCCAGAAGCTTTCGCTACTGTTTTAGATACGGCGACGCTTTGGAGGGCGGCAACCGTTATGCGGTACTGGAGTTACGTCTTGAATCAAGGATATTTTAATACCCAAGTTATTCAAAGCACGTACTGAAGATTCACGACCTGGGCCTGGACCCTTGATGCGAACTTCCAGATTTTTGATGCCGCACTCAACTGCAACTTTGCCTGCAGCTTCCGCTGCAACCTGTGCTGCAAATGGTGTCGATTTACGCGAACCTTTAAAACCAGCGCCACCAGCTGTTGCCCAAGACAATGCATTGCCTTGACGATCTGTGATCGTGATGATGGTATTGTTAAAAGAAGCGTGAACGTGTGCGATACCTTCAGCGACATTCTTTTTAACTTTTTTACGAGCGCGGGCTGCGTTTGCGTTATTTTGTGCTTTTGCCATAATTGTTTCCTTAAATCCAGCAGTACTGGATTATTTCTTCAATGATTGCGCTGCTTTACGCGGACCCTTACGCGTACGAGCATTCGTACGTGTACGTTGACCACGGCAAGGCAAACCCTTACGATGACGGAGGCCGCGGTAGCAACCTAAGTCCATCAAACGTTTGATGTTCATCGAGATTTCACGACGTAGATCACCTTCGACGATGAATTTTGCAATTCCGTCGCGAAGCTTTTCTAATTCGCTATCATCCAGATCTTTAACTTTTTTACTAGTTAAAACACCGGTTGCTTGGCAGATTTTCTCTGCGCGTGGACGACCAATACCATAGATAGCTGTTAAGCCGATTACGGTATGCTGATGATTTGGGATATTAACCCCTGCTATACGTGCCATTCGTTATCCTCGATAAATAACGTTAATTAACCTTGGCGCTGCTTATGGCGTGGTTCAGTGCATATAACACGAACAACACCCTTGCGCTTGATGATCTTGCAATTGCGGCAGATCCGCTTAACTGATGCGAGAACTTTCATTTTTGCCCTCTTTCCTTCTAGTTCATTTAAATTTACTTGGTACGGAACACTATACGCGCCCGGCTCAAATCATAAGGCGTCAATTCTACTGTCACCTTATCACCGGGAAGAATGCGAATATAGTTCATTCGCATCTTTCCGGAAATATGGCCTAGCACAACATGCCCATTTTCCAACTTAACTCGAAATGTTGCATTCGGAAGATTCTCAAGAATCTCGCCCTGCATCTGTATAACGTCGTCTTTTGCCATTCGATCTGCTGTTCCTCTGGGCGATTACCTAGAAGGAATTCCGCCCTTGAAATTTGCTTTACGAAGAAGCGATTCGTATTGCTGTGACATTACATAATTTTGCACTTGAGCCATAAAATCCATCGTTACTACAACGATAATCAACAAGGATGTGCCGCCAAAATAAAACGGAACCTTCCAATGTGCGATTAAGAACTCAGGCAACAAACACACGGCCGTAATATACACCGCACCTGCCAAGGTCAAACGCATCAATATTTTATCAATATAACGCGCCGTTTGATCACCAGGACGAATACCAGGAACGAATGCCCCACTCTTCTTCAGGTTATCGGCTGTTTCTTTACTATTAAACACAAGAGCCGTGTAAAAAAAGCAGAAGAAAATAATCGCACCAGCGTACAAGAGGGCATGCATAGGCTCACCTGGCCCCATTGACGCAGCAAGATCCTTAAGGAAGCTAACAACCCGACTATCCGAGTCTTCAACACCTTTTGTGAACATGCTGATAATCGTCGCTGGAAACATCAGTATCGATGAAGCGAAAATTGGAGGTATTACACCGGCCATATTCAACTTCAAAGGCAAATGACTAGTTTGCCCACCGTACACTTTGTTACCCACTTGACGCTTGGCATAATTAACCAATATTTTGCGCTGTCCTCGTTCAACAAATACAACCACATAAGTAACAGCAGCGACAATCAAACAAACTATCAAAGCTGTAAATGGCATCATCGAACCAGTACGAACCAACTCAAACAAACTTGCCAAACCACTTGGTAAGCCAGCGGCAATACCCGCAAAGATAATGATAGAAATACCATTACCTAAACCACGCTCAGTAATTTGCTCACCTAACCACATCAAAAACATGGTACCAGTCAG
This genomic interval carries:
- the rplQ gene encoding 50S ribosomal protein L17 codes for the protein MRHRHGLRKLNRTSSHRLAMLRNMTVSLLRHEAIKTTLPKAKELRRVIEPILTMGKTNTLANKRLAFSRLRDREMVLKLFAELGPRYANRNGGYLRILKMGFRVGDNAPMAYVELMDRPEISDIDDAPVAE
- the rpoA gene encoding DNA-directed RNA polymerase subunit alpha; this translates as MQNNLFKPRIIDVEMLGAGHAKVVMEPFERGFGHTLGNSLRRVLLSSMVGYAPTEVTIAGVVHEYSTLDGVQEDVVDILLNLKGIVFKVHNRDEVTLTLKKDGEGPVLASDIDLPHDVELINPDHVIANLTVGGKLDMQIKVEKGRGYVPGNVRRLSEDANKTIGRIILDASFSPIRRVSYSVESARVEQRTDLDKLIINIETNGVISPEEAIRQSARVLVDQLNVFAALEGTEAAAEAPSRAPAVDPVLLRPVDDLELTVRSANCLKAENIYYIGDLIQRSENELLKTPNLGRKSLNEIKEVLASRGLSLGMKLENWPPVGLEK
- the rpsD gene encoding 30S ribosomal protein S4 → MARYIGPKAKLSRREGTDLFLKSARRSLDSKCKLDVKPGQHGAKSGARTSDYGNQLREKQKVKRMYGILERQFRRYFAEADRQKGNTGETLLKLLESRLDNVAYRMGFGSTRAEARQLVSHKAFTVNNIVVNIASYQVKSGDVVAVREKSKKQVRIVEALSLAEQIGMPSWVAVDSKKMEGTFKSMPDRSDICHDVNESLIVELYSR
- the rpsK gene encoding 30S ribosomal protein S11, which translates into the protein MAKAQNNANAARARKKVKKNVAEGIAHVHASFNNTIITITDRQGNALSWATAGGAGFKGSRKSTPFAAQVAAEAAGKVAVECGIKNLEVRIKGPGPGRESSVRALNNLGIKISLIQDVTPVPHNGCRPPKRRRI
- the rpsM gene encoding 30S ribosomal protein S13, which codes for MARIAGVNIPNHQHTVIGLTAIYGIGRPRAEKICQATGVLTSKKVKDLDDSELEKLRDGIAKFIVEGDLRREISMNIKRLMDLGCYRGLRHRKGLPCRGQRTRTNARTRKGPRKAAQSLKK
- the rpmJ gene encoding 50S ribosomal protein L36 encodes the protein MKVLASVKRICRNCKIIKRKGVVRVICTEPRHKQRQG
- the infA gene encoding translation initiation factor IF-1, with amino-acid sequence MAKDDVIQMQGEILENLPNATFRVKLENGHVVLGHISGKMRMNYIRILPGDKVTVELTPYDLSRARIVFRTK
- the secY gene encoding preprotein translocase subunit SecY, with product MATSPQQAKSAASGFPWGRLWFLLSALVVYRIGAHIPVPGIDPTALAELFKQNQGGILGMFNMFSGGALSRFTIFALGIMPYISASIIMQLMSIVSPQLEALKKEGESGRKKITQYTRYGTLLLATLQAYFIAFGLESQPGLVIDAGMAFRFTTVVTLLTGTMFLMWLGEQITERGLGNGISIIIFAGIAAGLPSGLASLFELVRTGSMMPFTALIVCLIVAAVTYVVVFVERGQRKILVNYAKRQVGNKVYGGQTSHLPLKLNMAGVIPPIFASSILMFPATIISMFTKGVEDSDSRVVSFLKDLAASMGPGEPMHALLYAGAIIFFCFFYTALVFNSKETADNLKKSGAFVPGIRPGDQTARYIDKILMRLTLAGAVYITAVCLLPEFLIAHWKVPFYFGGTSLLIIVVVTMDFMAQVQNYVMSQQYESLLRKANFKGGIPSR